In Humulus lupulus chromosome 6, drHumLupu1.1, whole genome shotgun sequence, a single genomic region encodes these proteins:
- the LOC133785169 gene encoding beta-hexosaminidase 2-like — protein MVHDFSLNLIIRAFTFLFIPIFFVYSATSSPFKQKSSINVWPKPRTVSWSQPQVHLLSPTFSIASPYHCYLTAAANRYRGLILAEHHRPLVAPSVALNTSATPLQALSVDVADLTAPLHHDVDESYSLLIPANGSVARLTAGTVWGAMRGLESFSQLVWGSPSVVAVGIHLSDSPLFGHRGLMLDTARNYYPVGDILRTIAAMSANKLNVFHWHVTDSHSFPLAVPSEPDLAEKGSYGSDMQYSPDDVARIVEFGLQHGVRVMPEIDSPAHTGSWAEAYPDIVTCANMFWLPAGAPWKDRLAAEPGTGQLNPLHPKTYEVVKNIINDVIRLFPEPFYHGGADEVIPNCWKSDPTIQSMLSNGGTLTQLLETFINSTLPYITSLNRTVVYWEDVLLDETIRVDPKFLPQENVILQTWKNGHNNTKHIVSAGYRTIISSAEFYYLDCGHGDFTGNNDIYDIQTGTTENDGGSWCGPFKTWQTIYNYDILYGLSKEESKLVLGGEVALWSEQADQTVLDSRVWPRASALAEVLWSGNRDENTGIKRSAEATDRLNEWRSRMVKRGIGAEPIQPLWCVKNPGMCNTVN, from the exons ATGGTTCATGATTTCAGTCTCAACCTAATCATTAGAGCCTTCACTTTTCTCTTTATACCAATCTTCTTCGTCTACTCCGCAACTTCATCTCCCTTTAAACAAAAATCCTCCATTAATGTATGGCCAAAGCCAAGAACCGTTTCGTGGTCTCAACCACAAGTCCATCTCCTCTCCCCCACCTTTTCCATCGCCTCGCCATACCACTGCTACCTCACGGCCGCCGCCAACCGCTATCGCGGGCTGATTCTGGCTGAGCACCATCGACCATTGGTTGCGCCTTCTGTCGCCCTCAATACCTCGGCTACCCCATTGCAGGCCCTCAGTGTGGATGTGGCCGATCTCACCGCGCCCCTCCACCATGACGTCGATGAGTCATACTCTCTCCTCATCCCCGCCAACGGCAGCGTCGCCCGTCTGACTGCCGGAACAGTATGGGGAGCCATGAGAGGCCTCGAGTCCTTCTCCCAACTCGTCTGGGGGAGTCCCTCGGTCGTCGCAGTCGGTATCCATTTGTCGGATTCGCCGctttttggacataggggactGATGCTCGATACCGCAAGAAATTATTATCCTGTGGGAGACATACTGAGGACGATAGCCGCCATGAGCGCCAACAAGCTCAACGTCTTCCATTGGCACGTCACTGATTCCCATTCTTTCCCGTTGGCTGTGCCTTCGGAGCCGGATCTCGCAGAGAAGGGCTCTTACGGATCGGACATGCAGTATTCGCCCGACGATGTGGCGCGAATTGTGGAGTTTGGGCTTCAACACGGCGTAAGAGTTATGCCGGAAATCGACTCTCCAG CTCATACTGGATCTTGGGCCGAAGCATATCCAGACATAGTGACTTGTGCCAACATGTTTTGGTTGCCAGCCGGGGCACCATGGAAGGATCGCCTCGCGGCCGAACCAGGAACCGGTCAACTAAACCCATTACACCCCAAAACCTACGAAGTCGTCAAAAACATCATAAACGACGTTATTAGATTATTCCCTGAACCGTTTTACCATGGGGGTGCTGACGAGGTCATCCCCAACTGTTGGAAATCAGATCCAACCATCCAATCCATGTTATCCAATGGTGGAACTCTTACTCAACTCTTGGAGACTTTCATCAACTCCACCTTGCCATATATAACCTCCCTCAATCGTACGGTTGTATACTGGGAGGACGTTTTACTCGATGAAACCATCCGGGTTGACCCAAAATTTCTTCCTCAAGAGAACGTCATTTTACAGACGTGGAAAAACGGCCATAACAACACGAAACACATTGTTTCAGCAGGGTACCGTACGATCATCTCGTCGGCGGAGTTCTATTATTTGGACTGTGGCCACGGTGACTTTACAGGGAACAACGACATTTACGACATACAAACTGGCACGACTGAGAATGATGGTGGGTCATGGTGCGGTCCATTCAAGACTTGGCAAACAATATACAACTATGACATCCTTTACGGGTTGAGTAAAGAAGAGTCTAAATTGGTGCTCGGTGGTGAGGTTGCGCTTTGGTCAGAGCAGGCTGATCAGACAGTTCTTGACTCTCGGGTTTGGCCTCGGGCTTCTGCGTTGGCCGAGGTGTTGTGGTCTGGAAACCGCGATGAGAACACTGGGATAAAGAGGTCTGCAGAAGCCACTGATCGGTTGAACGAGTGGAGAAGCAGAATGGTGAAGAGAGGAATTGGAGCAGAACCTATTCAACCACTTTGGTGTGTTAAAAATCCGGGAATGTGCAACACAGTCAACTAG